The DNA segment GATCGGAAAATATATGATTCAGAATGTAATTATTGATAAGGGAGCATGTGTATCATAGGATCAAGAAAACATAGGGTGTGAAATgaaatttttcttaattttatgcTTAGTAAATTGCATAGTTATAGGTATATAATTAATTGGAGGCAAACCTCTGTATACACATTTTTTAGATTTAGATACTCTGAAATTGCACCCTTCTTTTCCTTTGTCTTTTTCATCAAATAggataattttgatgattgatAAATAAGCATAAACTGGCAGATCTTCTGAATGAATGAATGATGTTATTGTTACAGCAAATATTTTGTTGCTAATGGAATTTTTCATGTCTAAATGCAGCCGCACGTACAAAAAACTTCAGTGGAGCTGAACTGGAAGGTGTCGTTAAAAGTGCAGTCTCATTTGCCTTGAATCGACAAATAAGCATGGATGATTTAACTAAACCTTTGGATGAGGAGAGCATAAAAGTTACCATGGATGATTTCCTGCATGCTCTTCAAGAGATTATCCCTGCATTTGGAGCATCCACAGATGATCTTGAACGATGCAGGTATGGTCAAGTTCGCATTGTATTTTCATTAAACTGACACACAATCCTTACAATAAAGTTATTTCTATCTTAATATTACTTCATGGTGTCAGAAAGCATACATCCATCAAACTATTTTGATTTTCAAGTAGTTTCCATTTTTAGTGGGGAATTTGTGTTGCCTACTCATGGTTTTAATCTAGAATGTATATGGTAGATTTTTTTGCATGTCAGATAATGGTCTAGAACTTCAGAAAGAGTGGAAGTACTCAGGGCTTAAAAACAGAGTAGAAACTACCAGTGAATGCTACTGTATGTGTTGATAAGTCGTCTCTAATGATTTTAAGTAGTGACGACTCCTAGAAATCTGACTTTGTTCTTTGAAGTGTACCATGTGCTAGTTGCCCTGTACCTAAGTGCATACTTAATTTAATAATAGGTCCGTCAAAGTAGTTATGTTAAAAGGAGTATATTCTCGACAACTCTAGCATACATTCCAAAAGAACGTATTGGATAATTATGTCAATGACCATTGTCAAATCAAATTCTCAAGTTCTCTTTATCTTCCGTGACTATATCTTAAAAACATTGTGGTTGTGTACCTTATCTGTTTTACTTTCTGGTTGTCTTGGCTTTTCTTTTTGTGTTGGTTGTGTACCATATCCTTTTGTGGTTGTGTACCATATCTTTTTGTCTGGCTGTGTAAACCTGAATCTTTAATTGGATACTGCACCTGATTTAATGGTGGGGATCAGCCCCTCAAAATGAGAATTATTACTTTCTAGATGCTAAGcttcttcttttgtttctttctcaCTAGTGCTATTTTGCTTTACCGGATGATAGATTGAAATCTTCTTTTGCTCCTGAGTCAGTTCTCAGTTATGTCACTGATAAATATGAAAACAACATCACTTCAGAAACAAAATTGCAAGAGCTTCCTTAGCTGTTAAAGACTATTGTGATGTTTCTTGACTACTTTGAAGAATTGATTCATACGAAATGATGTTTCTGATACTTTTTAAAGGATGACTATTCATGTATTTTTCCTGGCTTATTTTTGCTTTTTGTTCATCTGTTAGACATCAATTGGATCTCCATTTTCTCTTGCTAATGGAATATTAATTCAGTATGTAAATGACATGCAGGCTTAATAAAATTGTTGACTGTGGTAAGAGACACATGCTCATCCGTGAAAGAGCTATGCTTCTTGTGGAGCAAGTCAAAGTAAGCCAGGGTAGCCCACTTGTTACATGCCTTTTGGAAGGTCCAAGTGGCAGGTAAGTTTACAAAACGTGTTTCCTAAAACAATAAATCTGACTGCTTAGTAAATTATATTTATGATAACTCTTTGATTTCAGTGGCAAAACTGCAATGGCAGCCACTATTGGTATTGAAAGCGACTTCCCATTTGTCAAAATTGTAAGTTCTTATATTTCTGATGATGACAGAACCTTGGTGGATTCTTCATTCTAATGATCAACAACTGTTGTGATATAGATATCCGCAGAAACAATGATTGGTCTCAGTGAAGGAAGCAAATGCGCACAAATTGTTAAGGTTTGTTAGGCTTAGCTTAGTTTTCAAGTAATCAAATTCTTATCTAACATTTGATCTGTATGTTCTTCTAAATTTGCTCAAATTATATCTTTGGTGGACATCACTGAGACTTAATAAGTTACCATCATGCTGAGTCTTTGAGAACTTGTCTTTCAAGCCTATTCATTAGCAGCTGCCGCCTGAGacttaataattttttctttactAAACTACTTATGCAGGTTTTTGAGGATGCTTATAAATCACAACTAAGCATCATAATTCTTGATGATATCGAGAGGTAACTGCTAACTCATTCTAATTTCTCTTTGCTCTAGATTTCTCATAGCATTTGAACACACCGGTCATCGCTCCTAAAAGGAGTGTTTTATATAATAACTGATTCTTGACTAACCTCTATTCACATTATGGAAAGTACCCTTGTCTAAAAGGCTTGTTCTCTTGGTTTGCATCCATGTTCTGGTTAATCTATTGTGGCTTGTCACTTTTTTATTGTGCAATGCTTCAGGTTATTAGAGTATGTAGCTATCGGACCACGGTTTTCAAATTTGATATCACAGACATTATTGGTCCTTCTGAAGCGGCTTCCTCCGAAGGTTCTCTTCTGTTACTCTGTCTAAATTGCTCCTTAAACTCACTTAGTAGCAAAAATAATGATGAGGAAGAAAGAAACCTATGATGTGTATGTTAGATGACACATAATTGTATAAATATTAGTGACCTATATGTTATCTCCTTTAGTTTTTTTCACAGAATTGCTCATTGTTCTTGCTCCATGTGTTATGTATCTCTTTAGTGACCTATATGTTGTCTCCTTTATGTATCTCTTTTGTTGGTTGTTCACACAAGATATCCATTTAGAAATCACATGCTGAAAAATGTTGATTGTTTTACATCTTATGATGTCTAATTAATCTTCAGGGTAAGAGCATGCTGGTTATTGGAACAACAAGCGAGGTGGGCTTTCTGGAGTCGCTCGGTATATGTGATGCATTCTCTGTCACATATCATGTTCCTAAACTGAACAGGGAAGACGCAAAGAAGGTAGGCATCGTGCAGTCAGATTATTTGTTTCTTGTTGGTATATAGTTAAACTTCTGGTGTGCCAAAGGCGAGGTTTTGAATTCCTCTCGATCATTTGTTACAATAATGATTCTGAAGTTAAAAAATTAACAGATGCACCAGTTACATACTTAATTGAGGATTGAGTAGTAGTAGGATAAATGCGCCTCTTGCCTAGCGGCTTCAGAATCCAATCTCTTTGAGAAACTTACAACATATGATTTTGTGCTTTGTTGAATATGTATGGTTATCATTGCTACACTAGTGTCTTTCCTTTAAGGTATATATAGTTGTCTTCTAAATGTGCCAAAGTACTTGATTTCTACCATGACTTTCTAAATGTGCCAATGATGGCTCACTAATTGCCCTTTCTACTACGAGTGAGAACTGTGAATATTTAACCTGTATTAACCTTTCTGCAGGTGCTGCAAGGGCTCAATGTATTTGCTGAACATGATCTTGACTTTGCAGTTAAAGAACTGAATGATGTAAGTAACCATTATAGAAATGAAAAATTCTCTCTGCATCCTCTCTCCAGTTTCTCTGTCCAATGGTTATACTGAATTATATTGTTAGATTAGCGATCCCTATGGTAACATTTTGCCTGCTCATAATTGgaattattgatctttgttgtacatGTGTTACTGTTTCAGATTTCAATCAAGAAGTTGTACATGCTCGTGGAGATGGCTGCACAAGGCCCCTATGGAAAAAGTGCAGAGGCTATTCGTTCCGGAAAAGAGAAGATTGATCTTAATCATTTCTTTGATATCTTGCGGGACATTTCTTCAGACAACTATTGAGTTGAACCGGATCACAGACGCACTAACAAAAATATTCATGTTTGGTTTTCCTACGTGAGTTTTCCATCTTTATTTTGCCCCTTTATTTATTTTTCCATGATGGATGGAGCTTTTTCATGGTCAGTTATAGTGGTCATTTTTTTCGGTTTTGCTTTTGGTGCCATCGCCGGCGTGGCATATTTCTTGAGGCGTAATGAGATGGCTGCAATCTAAACTGGAGCTTTGGATTCTAGATTTTATTTTGCTTCTAGTGGTTGGGCATGAACGTTATATTGCAGATTTGTGTAGTTTGGGTCCGCATGTGCAGGTCGAAGAGTTCGTAGTGACATTCTGTACAGAGCTGAAACTTCACTAGTTCCTCACAAGCTATACAAATGAATAATCAGGTTGATCAAAATGTTACTACGAACTGAACTCTTCCAGAAGAAGAGGTGGTTATTATTTAGAAATAAGAAAGAACTTATAGTGATCAGAATGAGTTGATTAATTGCAGATACATTCGACCAGAAGAGTTAGTGGTGACTTTCAGAGCCGCAGTAGTAACTCAAAGGTTCCATAttatttaaaggaaaaaaaaagagtcaGCCGACACAAGAAACCCGgggtttttacaaaaaaaaaaaaaaaaatcatcaacttTATTTGTGCGACATATTCTCAGGCAGAAATGTGCACCTACTAAATGTAGCAGGCAGACGTATTTTCGCCAATAACAGATTTCGAACCCCCCCAACAAAAGTAAACTCACAGGTGCAGCGCGTTCCGTAGAAATGTGtgccaaaaaaaaaacacaaaacaaaacaaaggtGGTGGGAAGACAAAGCTTCGAGCCCCTACCATGGTGGTTAttatttacattaaaaaaaaatgtgtTCATATTGGTGCGATGCGTTCGAGTAGACGTGTGTGTACCACACAAAGGAGATAGGAAGGGGCGACagacagagcaatcaactttagttGTGTGACATGTTCAGGTTGAAATGTATGCCCACAAAGCTAGTTTGAAGACATTCTCACCGACGACAACAGCAACCACAAACCCAATGGATGGTTATTATTTgtaaacaattaaagaaggaTTCACTGACAAAAATGATTTAACTTTGTGTGACGCATTCACCGACAAAAAATTAAAGAAGGTGGCAGGAAGACCGTTTCGCCAACAAGTTTCCGTGAGCCCAACAAGAAACTCAAGGGGTGATTATTATTTACACAAAAAGGATCAAGAAGGGTCACCAAAAAAAGCCGATCAACTTTATTTGCGTGACACATTCAGACAAAAATGTGTGCCCAGATGTGATGGGCACACGGTTTTCGTTCGTAAGAAAATCTTTGGGTGGTTATTATTTACACACAAAAGATCGAGAAGGACTAGCCAACAAAGACAATCAACTTTGTTTGAGTGACTCGTTCGAGCAGAAATGTACGCCCGCCCTAGGAGGAGGTAGGAAGACCTTAACGTCAAGATCACCGACACCCAAAGGATGATTGTTATTCAcataaaaaaagatcaaaaagGATCGATCGACTTTTATTTGTGTGAAGCAAGCATTCAGGCAACAAATATATGCCATGAAGGTGGCCAGGAAGACCTTTTTGCTAGCAACGGGTTCTGGTAGAGCAAGAATCAATAGGACTCGAGGAGGCCATTTGGTTCAGAGGTTTCGGTAGTGGGGCTGATGGTTAGGACAacttcactttcatcaatttccaaACGGCAATTAGTCATGACCACTGAATATTTTTGTAAacataaaacataattaaaagGGTTAAGGGTAAGTGCTTGTGATTCTTATTTTTGGAACAGAAAAAACAACGTcggcaaacaaatccctagcgaaTGTTCAAGCATTAACTCCTTGCGGTAATTTGGGATAATTTTCAAACCTAACAAACAAAATACACCAATTTTAAGATTAAATCGTTTGACCTGTGTGATAATCAGAATATCTACCTGAAAGCTTTCAGGAGTGCATGAATTCCATTATTTAGATGAATATTAATCTATTTCAAGATTGCCAAGGATAACCAGCAGGAGACGACGATGTATGGCACATAAAACCTTTTGATGAATCCTCTTCTTGCTCTTGTAAGCCAAGAAATGAGAAATTTCATCATACTTTGGGTTTATGTCTTCGTTTGCAGTCAGTGCTAATTAAAATAAGGTCTAAAGCAGATTTAACTCCTGACCTTTTCTTGCTGTCATTTCATCAGCTATTTTGACGACGTGGTCGATGCCCCAGCGACTGCCGAGCATGACGGCAAGTGCAAAGTGCGGAGCTGCATGCTCTTgggttgactgcaaatgagaagcACTGGTTAGTGCTGATAAATAAAGATTGAAATGCGGATTGTTATGTTGTCAGATGGGATTCATGATGGGTCAAAGGCAATATCCATTGCTACAGAAACCCACGGCTTCTTTCCCCTTCCACTGTACCGTCTGCTCTCCCTCTTGTAAAATCCTCTGTTGACAACCAAAGAGGAACTGATAAAGAACGAGCCAAGACGCCGCAGAtcgaaataaaaaatcatctGATGACAACCAAAGAGGAACTGGTAAAGAACGAGCCAAGACGCTGCAGATCGAAATCAAACGACAAATTCGTGAGCGTGCACAAATCAGGGAGTAGTTCAAAGGCATTTCGACAATCCGAAGAAAGCGGCAAAGCCATTTCGAAATCCTTCGTCGTTCCGGAGCCCAAGAAACCCTTGTCATCACTACCAGAAACACAAAAGAAATATAACCGACAATTAAAAGGATAGGGAAGAAGAGAACCTTCTTCGACCCAAGATCCATCTCCCGCGTTCTCGCGCCTTGGAAACAGAGAGATCGAAACCCTACAGTAGCACCGTACGAAGATTGGTTCAGATCAAGAAGGTCTAGCGGCGAACAAACCGAGGGGAGCGAACCATTGGGCCTCCTCTTCTGCTTCTCCTTCTCGAATGGGAATCGGCGGTTAAGCCCTTTCTTGAATCTTAATATATAGCACCCCCGAGAACTAGGAGATCACCACAGCCGACGACTGACCGACTCACACCTGAAAAACCATCAGGGTGATTCGCACGGGTCCCGCGACATCAGCTTGCCGAAATAACTGCGTCACCCCATCAGCTGGCCGACCGAATCACAACTGGAAAGCCATCCGGGTGATTCACACGGGTCCCACCATTTCATCTTGTCAAAAGACCACGTCACCCGGGAAACACTTACGACTGTTCCCAACAGATTGTGCTTTCCAAATCAATAAATTTGGAAGACTttttgagttatatatatatgtatatatatatatatatatgtatatatgtatatatatatatattagaaatttGGATATTAGAATTAAGCCCACTGGAAATCGAGGCGGCTCTTTCATTGCTCAAAAATGCAACAAGAAAGTAGTGAGAGTTCATGGACATGTTGATCGAGTCCATGCAATCGACATGATGAAACATGTTTATTGGTCAACCAACAGGTCTCCTGTTCCTTCCGTCAACACCTGCGTGGCGAAGAAGACATATATGATCATGGGTGGTGAGGACACAGAGACGGATCCGCCGGAGCGAGCTTGAAGGGGCCGACCGTGTAGAGTGCTCGTTTCGTCGCTCCGGCGACCGTGTTCCTCACGAACTTGAGGGGGAAGCCACCATAATGGCCGGGCGGCACATCGCACCCTGGCAGCGGCGACGACACCAGGAAGAGCTTGCATTTGTGGATCGCGTAGTTCGTCACCTTCGTCGTCTGGATCAGGAACCGTCCTCTGACATCCGTTACCGCGCTCGCCGACGCCCCCGGCCGGCTGCTGTTGCACCGTAGCATCGCGACCGCACCTGAACGCAGGAGGACGGTGAGTCATCAGCGATGCCGATGGAGGAAAAGATTAGCAGGAAGAGAAAGACTGTGCGTCGACAAACCAGGAAGAGGAGAAGCTCCCAGCGAGCCGACGTAGCCGGGGAGCTCGCACTTGCAGTAGATCGCCCCTTCGACGGCGACGCCGTACCTCGGCGGAAGCGAGAGTGCAGTGGCAGAAGGAGGGAAAGAGACAACCAGCAGGATGGGCTGAAGGGCTAGTAGCACGAGTGTCTTCGTCAATGCCATCTCCAAAGCAATTCCTCAGGTTTCATCGACCAACTTGAGACACGATGCCAGTTTATAGAGGTCACTTGCTAGATTCTCGGGAATATGTCGTGTGTCGGTGATAGTTGTTTACGTACGGTGCTAACTGGATGTGGATCGACGTCCTATTCTATTCCCTTTTCTGCAATCTGAATACTGGATGAGTAGTACTTGCAATCTGAAGGCACCTGAACTCGGCACAGAGAGGGAGCCACAGTGTGCACATGGATTTGGATGCAGATGGAAGCAATCCGCATCTCGTCCATGTGAGTTGTTCCTTTCGCAGGTGTGGTCTTCTCCTCCGCCCAAAGCCATGCAGATGGCAGCAGCTGCTATGGCTATGAATCCACGAGGGGATAATAAGGAGTGTTTAGTCTTGTAGTTTACGACTGACATACATCATAGAACAGATGGTTTGTAGAGAACTATCAGCGGTGATTTATGAATGAAATCAGAGAGTGTCAACTTACATTTGCTTGTTAAAGGACTGATAAGAAACGATATCGTCAGATGAATAGCAAAACAGTTCAATTAATGACCTCATTTATATTTGATAAACAGTCCACGGATGAATTCTACCACTTGTAGTTAATTGGTGTTCTCTGTCATGCCTACAAATTCCATATGAAAATAAGTGAGGAAATAGTGGCAAAGATTTAGTTCTCTTGATGGTGTGAAAACTATTAATTTCTGTACTCTATGGAACTGAATAAATGCAAATGACCTTCTTTGACAGTTCTGAAAGATGTGTTTCTTGTGGCTCATTGTTACTGAAGTGATCAGTTCAACTAATGCAGAAACCAAAACAATCTTCTCCGGTACTCTGCAGTACATATGATGTATGTTGCCCCTCCTTCATCTTGCTTTGACCGTAAGGCAAACTACTGGGAGATGGGTGGCAATCAAGATGGTTGGTTAGAATACTTTTGAGGTGTCTCAAGGTTGTCTTCTTGTTAGCTTGCACTGTTGTTAAGGATGTCTTGATCTGGATATGGAGAGGAGGACCAGATTTATAGAACCCCACAAATGCAGATGGAGTTGATTGTCACAGAAGACAGGTAGAGTTGATATGACTTTGTAGGATAAATGGGCAGGACTACACTTGGAACTTGAAGACTGAACCTTCATCTTCCAGTTGGAGTGGGGTTTCTCTGACTTGGAATCTCAGCAAGTTTAGGTAGAGGGTGATGACACTAATAGCTCTGAAACATTGCTTGGTTCCTTCTCAGATCAAAAAGAACATTATTTCAACATGGACTAGAACATAGTGTTCGAGTGATGGGACTCAGAAACGCAAGGAGAGTTTGGCAAAGTGGATTTGTGTAAGAAATCAAAATAAGTTAGCATTCTGACTCATTTTTCTTCTCTCATAGAGCAAGCAACATGTCACTCACTGCATGTGGGGTTTTGGAACTGAAGAGGAAACTGCACCAGATGCTGACTTCCTTCAGATTGTGTACATTAGAAGTGGGTTGCCTGATGCAAAGCCTGTCTGTCATCTCTCAAGTCAATTAAGCTTGattcattcttcttcctcttgctTTCTCCCTTTTCTTGGTTTGGGACATTTTGTCAAAAGCTCTCCTTGTTGCTTGTGGCTTTAGTCAAAGCGACCACCATACTGAGTTCTCCACAAGCTCCCAAAATGCAGTATCTTAGCGTGGCAGGAATCACATGGGTACATGGAGGCACAACCTGGCCTTTCTCTGCCTTTGATTTGGGTGGACAGCTTGGAAGATGAGGGTCTCATTGGTGGAAGAGAAGACCAGGCTGTGCTTGGTATCTTCCTGCCCATCATTTCATATTTGACATGTCCTATGTTGACACTTTGCTTCCCAGTGGGCACAGCATACTCCCTCCCCAGTGCAAGCATTTTTAGCCTTGTGGTTAGATACAGTTCACCTCAGAGTCATTTTATTTACATGTAAcaaaaataatgaaaatgcatTATTAGTCATCTATTACACCAATAAAAAGCCATCATTCAATGCACAAAAAGTGTCAGCTTTCTAAGGAATTTTTTTCCCCCTAATTAATAGAACATAAAACTGACATAATAGTCAGTCTTAATATTTACATCAGCTGACTGAAGAAGCTGGACATATGTTGACCATGGATTGTTTTCTTCTCTCTgcttcttaatggagttcttaaCCAGTTGTTGATTGGTGTGGTTGTTTCCTAGCCTGGTCTATTCAGTCACCATTGCGTATGACTTTGTCCCAAAAATTTTATTCCCTGATGTCTTAAAGCTCCAACTCTGTCGACTATGGACCACTACAACTGGTTTGTTTGCAAGCATCAATTGAAAGGGATTGGCTGCTCCATCTCCACTCATAGATAGAAGGTACTTGTTCTTCCCTTGGTGTAACAAGCAAGAACTTGAATTGCAGAAACAAGAGCCTCCTCAGCTGTGTCTGATATGATCTGAAACTAATAGATGAATGCCCTGTGAAAGCCACATGATGGATGGCATGTTGAAgactctaaggaggcaatcaagagGTCAAGTGAAGAACTGAAGCTAATTTTGCAGGCTTGGCTGGCTGACATGGTTCCATTTACTGGTCTCCTTCCTGCAATAACTCTTTTGATGTAACCTTATGTGGATGAAACTGAAGTGAAGCAATGTTATTCGACATGGTCACCAAGGCACACTCCATCTTTACCATCCTACCAATAAACACCATCCATCCCTAGCTGTTCCTGAAAGCATATTTGCTGCACTCCATTGCTCACTCTGAATCCCAGCCTCCATCCCATGTCTCATGATCAGTTTGTTGTTATTAGTAGTATTATTTTTGCACTCAAACCAATCGACTCTCAACAGCTGTTTCTAATCTTTTCAAGAAGAGGGGAAGACATATGTCGTGTGATTCTCATGTTTTACTCCAAAGCACAGCATAGTATTCTTCATTTAGAGTCTGCACATAGGTGAAACAGGTTGTCAATCAAAGAAAGCAACCAGTGGGGGTTGAAGAAACAGGTTGGAAAGCACACTTTTTGTGTGTTGTTTATTGCCTGTGAGCAAGTGGGAATCTAAAGCAGCAAGCAttcatttctttctcttctcttgaTCACAGAATGAATTTGATGTGGCTTGTGCACAAACACTGATCTGCTAACATAAAATCTGATACAAATCAACCACTCAGCATGCATGAGGAGAGCAAATTTTCACTCGGTCCACGATTAGCAGCATCAGATGGCCGAGAAATGGAGAGAGAACAAGAGAAAGATCGTGATGAAAAAGACAATACATGGAGGAAAAACATGGGGGGAGTTGCAGAGATGCATACTAGCTAGGAAGGATTAGAAGGCAGAAAGCCATCGGAAAGAAGAGCTCGAATTGTACAGTTGAACCATGGTCGTACCACCGGTTATGCCTCTCAGGAAGAAGAGCCGGCCGCAGAAGCAGATGGCACTCTTGGGGATGTCACCGGGAAGAGCGGCAGAAGCCTTGGCGGCTCCGCGTCCCTTGGCGTGCTCCTCGGGGAAGGATGCAGGTAGAACCCCCTCTCGGCGATCGCCCGGTCCTCGGCCGACATCGGCGcggtggccgccgccgccgccgaattTGGCTGCGGCGACCGGTTGAAGGGATCTGGGATCAACGGCGTGACCGGGCTAAGGGTCAACGACGGCAGGTCCAGCATGCTGGGGGAGAGGATCTCCGGCTGCCTCCGCGGGGAGAAGGCCGCCGTGCCCATCGGGGAGTTGGGGTTGGAACCGACGAAGGCGGGGATCAGTGGACTTATCATCTTCAGGTTCTTGAGGCTGCCGCGGCGCTCGTAGAGCTTGAAAGCCGGCTTCTTGGGGCCGGTGGCCCTCGCGGAGGGTGGGATCGCGTTCTTGGTCGTCGGCGCCGCGGCGCCGGTCGCGTGCTTGGCGACCGTCTCGGCGGAGCCCGTCAGCATCTGGACTACCTGCTTGAAGGAACCAGCGTCGGCCTGGATGAAGGTGGTGGGGTAAGGATTGGTGTCGATGGATCTGGGCATGGACGCGGGAGCGAGGGCCGCGGACGAAGGGGCTGCCGCTGCGGCCAccccgttgctgctgctgctgctgctactgctgctggaGGTGGAGTTGGGGGAGGTGGGATTGGGAGACTGGACTTCCTTCTCCTGGTGCCCATGGTGGCAGTTTTCCATCTGACGGATGTGCCTgaagagagaggaagaaaaatCTCTTATTTCGTGGACAGCTGCAGTGATGACACAGATGGAGGAAGAGGTGGATCTGAAAGGAGAGATTGTGTTGGGGCTGTAGTTGGATTTGGGAGGGAGGAGGGTGTGAAGAAGGGTGATGATATAGATGATATGTTGAAcggaaatctctctctctctctctctctctctctctctctcacacacacacacacgcacacacacactaaAAGCTCCGTTATGTTGTGGTGAACAAAGGGCTTGGAGGTAAATTGGCATGCCACAAATTCCGTGCCACACATGATGGCCCATCCAGAAAAAGAGTTGAGCCACATTGACTTCAGAGCTGATCGCTGGACCTGCTTTGAAGTAACACAGTGGCGTCGGCCTTCTCCCTCGTGAGAATGATCAGGTGGGTCTTGAGGTGACAACAATGGTGGGTGGTGGATTAGCCGCTGGAGTGTCACAGTAACTGCAGCACTGTTTCTTGGGAAAGACTTGAGAATCAGTGCcaacaagggaggaagaagaacagCTTAAGAGCATCCAATGCTCATTACATCAAGCCTAAGCAGAGGGACCACCGTGCAAGGCCTGACAGTGGCAATAGAAAGATACTCGTCAACCACATCCATGGACACCTGTGGAAGTGCGAGTGGAGAATGGATGATTGCTGGAGCAGCCTCCATCGACGCATAAATGCATTGATTCATCTTCGTTTCTCTTGACCAAGCAATGAGGTGTTACAGAGAAGGGAAGATGAAGCAGAAAAGGACAAGGAAAGACTACAGGCTCGACGCTATGTGACAATGGCAGGAACAGTGTTTGGAGACACTGTGTTGGGATGCCAAATCAAGTAGAGTCTTAGCTTCATCATCATGGGTGCGTTGACAGAATCTGGGAGGTGCAGTACTTGGGTCAATAGGAGTCCCTCTCCTGACCTTGCACTCCTCTCTGTCTCCTCCATGCTTCTCTCTCTAGAAACATGAAGCAAAtatggaagaagagaaggaagtaaAACCTTCTTTCCACTATCCCAATGGTTGTCACAATTCATCGAGCAAGGAAAAGTGTTGTGAGGTGGCTGTGGTCCTCCTGGTTCTAGATGAGATGTGGACAAGCTGGAGTTGGCAGACATTTGACTCATGTTTCTTGCAGTAAAATGGTGCTGTCCCTTTCCTTACATCCTTGTTGCCACCACTGGTTCCCTTTTTTACCAGTGGAAGAATCCATATATGAGATACCAGTGCAGGAAGAACAAATGATTCAGTCCACTCAATAGCAGAGTCACTGTGCACTTGAGTTGCATttctg comes from the Musa acuminata AAA Group cultivar baxijiao chromosome BXJ2-8, Cavendish_Baxijiao_AAA, whole genome shotgun sequence genome and includes:
- the LOC135618350 gene encoding non-classical arabinogalactan protein 30-like translates to MALTKTLVLLALQPILLVVSFPPSATALSLPPRYGVAVEGAIYCKCELPGYVGSLGASPLPGAVAMLRCNSSRPGASASAVTDVRGRFLIQTTKVTNYAIHKCKLFLVSSPLPGCDVPPGHYGGFPLKFVRNTVAGATKRALYTVGPFKLAPADPSLCPHHP
- the LOC135620014 gene encoding VQ motif-containing protein 4-like — protein: MENCHHGHQEKEVQSPNPTSPNSTSSSSSSSSSSNGVAAAAAPSSAALAPASMPRSIDTNPYPTTFIQADAGSFKQVVQMLTGSAETVAKHATGAAAPTTKNAIPPSARATGPKKPAFKLYERRGSLKNLKMISPLIPAFVGSNPNSPMGTAAFSPRRQPEILSPSMLDLPSLTLSPVTPLIPDPFNRSPQPNSAAAAATAPMSAEDRAIAERGFYLHPSPRSTPRDAEPPRLLPLFPVTSPRVPSASAAGSSS